In Chrysemys picta bellii isolate R12L10 chromosome 22, ASM1138683v2, whole genome shotgun sequence, the genomic stretch CGCATGTTAAACTCTTGGCAGTGCAGGACTGGCATGTGGACAGAGAGCAGCCATCGGGactgggaagagaaggggattttCACCCAGGCAGGAGTGAGTTGATATGAAAATCTGATATGAAAGCTCTAACGTCTGCTCCTCTCTTCCCATTGTTCCAAGTCCCCAGCATTAACTCCAGCGCTGAGTTTGAGAGAATCAAAGAGACGTGCAGGAATTTCTCTCTGCAGGTACGTTCGAACCCATCATTCATTTGTCGGGAATTTGGCCTTGTGTTTTGTACCACCAATATGGAAATTCCCAAACAAAAACCTTTGCTGTTGGTATTACGGAGACCCCTGTAAACCCCATCCAAGATCAGGGCAATACTGTGTTTGTTCCTTTCCGCGCTGGGATTCGATCCTTCTCATCCTACTAGGCacagtagagtggaagaattacttctcgtgtcttgcttacaatgtttctgctaatacatcccagaatgaggttcgctttttttgcaacagcattacaatgttgactcatattgagcttgtggtccattatgacccccagatccttttctgcaatactccttcctagacattcatttcccattttgtatgtgtgcaactgattgttcctttctaaatgGAGAACTTCgtatttgtctttttttaatttcatcctatttacatcAGACCATTTTCCAGTTTGTCAGGATAACTTTCAATTGtattcctatcctccaaagcacttgcaacccctcccagcttggtatcgtccgcaaaccttataagtgtcctctctatgccattatctaaatcattgatgacgatattgaacagaaccagacccagcactgatccctgcgggaccccactcgatatccccttccagcttgactgtgaaccactgataactacactCTACGAacggttttccaactagttatgcacctaccttagAGTGGATCCatataggttgtatttccctagtttgtttatgaggtcacgtgggacagtgtcaaaagcctcactaacgtcaagatataccatgtctaccgcttccccccatccacaaggtttgttaccctgccaaagaaagctatcaggttgatttcacaggatttgttcttgagaaatccatgctgactgttacttatcaccttattatcttctaggtgtttgcaaattgttaTCAAACTTTATAAAACTTCTGTAGCTTTGCTAGTGGCTGGTCCCAGACTTACACGCTCAGTGTCTTCCAGCAGGAGAGCATTGAATCTACAGACCATATACTCTGATTTCTTCTGGTGATTTTCATGCTGTTTCTTTCCAATATGCATCTCCATGTCTCTCTGCGTGTTCTTTCACttcctctttcctctctctccacGAGCACTATGTCATCTGCAAAAGGCATGTGCCGGGGgccactctctggctgctttCTGTCAATTCATCCAGCACCGACATGAACAAAAAGGGATTAGTCCCAAGCCTTGATGAATTCCAGCTGTTACTAGAAACTGTTCCCTTTCGCCACATGAACCTCGCGCTGTGGCAACAGCACCATCGTACATGTCCTGGACACGTCTCATATAAAAGCTTTATTCACTCAATGAGGGGTGTCAGGATCAGGCATTAGGCAAACACCAATGTCGGTCGCCCTTCAGCGCCTGCAGAACTCACCCTCTGCCCTGGGTCTCTCTGCAGGGAAAGCGGAGCGGCAGAAGCAGcagtttttcctctttctttaatTCGACCTTAGAGATTTTGATGTCCACCTGCGGAGACGGGAGTGCGGCATTATCACTGGAGGTGAGAGGCTCCGTCCCTGGAATGTGCCCTGCAGACTAGTGCCCCTGCGTGTGCCCCAGAGCCCTGTGTGGTGCTGTGCTGGGTTAGGAGTCTCActggattgtgggggagggagacgtGTAGATACTCTTCAGACAAGATCTATGCCCTCcactgctgtggggagtgggggtgcaccCTCTAGTGGtgtttgtctgtgtctgtgtgcacaCGCCCTCTAGTGGTGCGAGTGCACGTTTGTGGTTTGTCCACCCACATGCGCCCTCTAGTGTTCAGAACAGAGGTGCTATACTGCTAACAGTTAATGGGGATTCTCCTTCAGCTCATCTGTCAGTGACCTGAGTTTTTCAGGCAGCAGGATCTGGGCTGTATTCCTGCCCTGACAGACATTTCTGAGCAGCTGCTGGATGGAGCATAGAGACAGCCTAGGAAGCCGTGGGCTTCTGACAATGTTGTTCCCTGGCATCTGtaatggagggatgggggaacaGGAGCGAAGAAGGAAGGACAAAGGGTTCTAGTCCCACTTGGCTTCAGGTCCCATTGGAGCCCCAAGTCAGCCTCAGTGGATCCCCTTTGTAAAGGGCTCCCACTCTGAGAGCACTGCAGCCCCCTGAACTGGTATTGACTGTGATGCCCGATGCCCCCTGGAAACACATGGGACATGGCACCTGAACCCCCAGACTCCTCGCTCCCAGGGCTTTTACTTTCCTGTCCCCAGAACGTGACTCTCCGTTTCAGTGCCCTCCTGAACAGCACCTCCTTCTGGGATGGCGGAGACAAGAGGGACGTGGTGTCGGCCGTGACGGTCCTGCTGCAGAGCGTGGAACTGGCCACGCTGGCCACTGCGCTCCGGTCTCCAGGGTGGACAACACAGAATGTGACGACAGAGTCTATGGGTGAGGGGGGACGTGTGGCTCTTGGCGCCACCTGCTGGGTGCCGTGAGATATGGGATTATACACTGTGCCCCAAATCCACTGGAAGTTAGAGCCTATATACCATTGTGGATGTGAGCCTGTGTTCAGTACAGACACAGaccagcactgcccctgccccaggaaatATAACCCAGCCCCGCCAGTGCCCCCAGGAGCAACAGCAATGCCCGAGAAGGGTTTAAATGTAATATTTGGCATTCCAGCACTAGGGGCTGCCACGCTGAGCCAGGCGCCTCCCCCCACGCTCACTACTCTCCCTGCTGGGGATGCAGGATCCCCAGGGAGACAGAGACAGAATGGGGGGAGAGGATATGGGGGGCTGATTAATGGAACTCAGGGAGGTTCCAAACTTCCCACTCCCATAGTGCGGAAGAGCCCTGAAGCCCCCCTGGCTCcatgtggagtgggaggggggtggatctggcccacaatggacagattcccagggaaggggtttCACAGTGAGGGGCTCTGTCATTCCTCACCTCCACCCCCCTGCAGCTATCCAGACGCGGCTCAtcacagggaactgcagccacCAGAGCAAAGACTTCACGCTGACCGCTCACGAGGAGACGATGGACATGGACTGTGATACAGTCACCGGGGCAGCCACACAAGGTACCATCCTGGGGATGGAGACACCCAGGGCCCAAACCACTGCACAGAGAGGTTCCTGCCTGTCCCACAGCTTGAGCCCCGAGCAGTGaggagttgggggcagaggggagacgGCTCATGAGAGGGACTCTGGTATGAAGTGGGCCCAGAGAATGGAAAGGGCAGGGACGGCCTGGTCTAGCCAGACCCCCAAATGGAGATGTGGGGACCAGGGTAACGTGTACCTCAGCTGCCATATTCAGGGCCCCGAATCCTCCAGCACCAGGGGAAGCTCatccctggccagcccctctccTGGTCTCACTGAGAAAAACTGATTCTTCATCTCTGCATCCTGCAGCTCGACGTTTCCAGCCGGACGCGTTCCTGGGGGCTCCGAGGGAGGAGGTAGCACAGTCCAGTGGTTAAACCTTAAGAGTTGTGGCCAggatcctgggttccattcccagatcTGCCCCAGACTCACTGTGACCCCTGGGCACCCGGCCGGCTCATCTTTGCCATAGCGTCCCCAGCTCCCTAACGAGGGATCATCTCCTCTCCCAGCAGGTTTGGGGGCTGCTGCTTTTATTTCCTACTCCACCCTGAACTCCATCATCAGTGCGAGACGTCTCAGCGAGGGAAATCTACCGGCTGGTGGGAAGCTGGAGAAGAGTCATCTCAACTCCAGGGTGGTGAGTGGGGCCGTCGGAGACGGGAGACCCATTAACCTCTCCAGACCTGCAAACTTCACCCTGAGCCACAGACAGGTGCGTGAAGGAAGAGCCTCTCGCTTTGCTCCATATCTAGGGCTCCAGAGGGGCCTATAGACGGCACCATCTCCTGCCGGGCATTTGGACCGTGCTGCCTTTCTGGCTATCGATGGTCCTGAGAAGAGGAGGCCTCCTTATTCCTGATGAGTTGGGGCTGTTTTCCTGGAGGAGGTTCCCGGGGGTCACATCACGACACATGGCTGTGCAAAGTGCTCTAGGGTAACAGCTCCGCCTAGATCAGCCCTGAGCCGGAATAACTGGAAAGCCGCTTTCTGTAGAGATTGGGGTTCAGGGAATCAGCATGAAACACTTTGATACAGTAATGAAGTGGTTAGGgtgcatatgtgtatgtgtgcacacggcactgccctctgctggatgcaGTCAGAACTGCTCAGCCATGTGCCACGTTCCTTATAGTGCTAACAGCTAGCAAGGATTTATTTCCCTTTTGCTCCAATAGCagggcctgtgcttttggagcagtGGGTTCTCCGTTCTCTCTCCGCTGTCACCGGGATGGCCCCAGTGGGCACTGGGGGCTGCATGGGGAGAGCCGTGGAGCTGTAGGTGGCCTTGGGTTTGCTATAGACATGTGATAACAGAAATGACGTTCCGTGGTCCCATGAGGATGAGGATGATTCTGTTGTATTTCCAGGTCaaaaaagaggaggaagaggctctCTGCGTCTACTGGAAAGTAGTGGCCGAGAGCGGCAGCTGGTCTCCGGACGGCTGCACCACCGTGCACATAAACAGCACTCACACCAACTGCAGCTGTGACCATCTCTCCAGATTCACCATCCTAatggctcccaccacagtgaCGGTATCTCACCATGAGACTCAGATCACAGCGCAGGACCCTGAGCTCCACACTCAGCCGTGGGCAAAGTTCTCCCGGGAGCGACTGGAGGCTTTGCTTGGGAAAAGGCTGAGTCGGAgccgagggggctgggctgggctcactGTTTATTCTCCCTTTGCTGTGTTACAGGAGAGTGAGCCACTGACCATCATCACCTACGTGGGACTGACCCTCTCCCTGCCGTGCCTCTTCCTCGccatcctcaccttcctcctGTGCCGCTCCATCCGCAACGTCAGCACCTCcctccacctgcagctctgcctctgcctctttcTGGCTGACCTGCTCTTCCTCACTGTGGTTACCCCCATCGGCAGTGAGGTACGGCCCGactctcccctgctctgttccTCCATTCTcaggagggctggggtgtgtggatttGAACCCCTTTGTGCTTCCTGGATTCTGGGCTGTGCAGGACACGGGGAATTCCTGGGGGAATGTTTCCACCCCCTGTTAGGCCCCTTCACACTGGCACAGGGTCTGAGTGTCCCCAACCCGTGGAGGTCAGCCAGTTCTATCCCTATGTCAGAATCTCCCTATGTTGAGATTTCcctcctaagtgacttgcccatggtcacccagagaCTTTGTGgtagggctgggaacagaacatggatcccctgagccctgctcccctgctgtaaccactaatctctgctcccttcccacaTGAGCAATGTGCACCCGCAGGACCCTCCATAGACCGAGGAACCTGCCGTCTCTGGGTCACGGAGTGCTATAACTGGAGAGCTGTGCTAACAAGAATCCCGGTGTGACCCCCCAGGCAGGTCTTCCCCATACTCagcatttcccttccccaccgCAGTGTCCCTGGGCTCTCTGTCTCCCCCAGGTGGGGTGTGCTGTCATTGCTGGGCTCCTACACTACCTCTTCCTGGCCTGCTTCTCCTGGATGTTCCTGGAGGGGCTGCACCTCTTCCTCACCGTCAGGAACCTGAAGGTCATGAATTACACCAGCGCCAGCCGGTTCAAGAAGAGATTCATGTACCCGTTCGGCTACGGATTCCCAGCCCTGGTGGTGGCTATTTCTGCAGCGGTGAATCCTGATGGCTACGGAACTTCCAAACAGTACGTGCAGCGCCCATCCCGAAGGGGAGCTGGGATGTGGCTTCCATGCGCTTGTCCAGCTCACCCCAGGTCTGACTTGAACCTAGATTTCCCTGCTCACCCTGCCTGGGAGCTGAATGTCCCCCTGGGACCCTTCCCATCCCCAGGGACACTAAGCTGGCCCGAGCGCTGTAGTTGAGTTGCCCACCTGTCAGACATCTACATTTCTCAACCAACGGATGATGCGGAAGAACAAGCCAGAAAGATCCCAGCTTGACTCCCATGTCCCAGGCTGGGTTTGTGGGGTtgtaatcccattaaagtcaccTTCTTCTTCCTTCCTGCTTGTAGATGCTGGCTCAGCCAGGTCAGAGGTTTTCATTGGAGCTTCCTGGGTCCAGTCTGTGCCATAATCCTGGTGGGTACCTCACAGAACCACAGGGCCCCATTATCCTCTCACCTCTGCGacccctttgatttcagtgaagcagggaggagaaTGCGGCCCATAAAACACAAGGAAAGACCCAGTTAGCTCCCACCTGGATCATCTGCTGTGGTCAATCCCTTTGCTGTATCACCGGGCCTACAGCCTTTACTCAGGCACAGCTCCCATGGacgtcagtaggagttttgccaagTGAAGACAGAAGAGTTTGGTCTTGTCCAGTGAATGAGGAAGGGAGGGGACTATACTCTGGAGTCGTTTTTGTAGTGGCAGAAACAAATGTCCCTATGTATTCCTCCCTACCCCCTGGGgaagttgggggcgggggggggttgtaACAGCCTGAAAGTGGCAGGAAGTATTCTAGAGGCAGGATTTGGAATCTTTGAGCCagatcctgctctcagttaccAGTGTAAACCCGAAATAACTCCTGACTCCACTGGAGAGGCTCCATATTTAATTCTGAGCAACATCTAGCCTCTGTGATCCCATTGATCCAtctcagccctggctgtgctgtcagCTCCACGCATGGGGAGGGACCGAGAGCTGCCAGGAGATATTACAGGAGAGGGGATGATTCCCATAGGAAATGAGCAGTCCCCGGTTCTGCAGTGTTCGGATCAGTCTCCTGGGATCGTTCTCTGCCTCTGCTGGAGTCACCGGCCCCGGATGGGATGTTTTACAGGAAATATTTCCCAATGTTCCCACAGATAAATATAACGTTCTTTGCGCTGACACTGTGGATCCTGAGAAACAAACTCTCCTCCCTCAATGCAGATGTGTCCACCCTCAAAAACCACAGGTGAGATGGCAACAAAACAGTCCTGGAGGGTCAGATTCCTTGGTATCGAACGTCCTTGGTACCGGGAGGAAGTGAGGGATTGCAGGAGGGGAACACATATCTAGGATGCATAGGAATGAATTCCCATAGTGTTTTCATTGACAGGAACCCTGTCCCACATAGGAAAACAGGGGCCGGTAGCtccaccccactctgcccagATCCTCCTGACCAATTGCTCTCCGTAGGGTTATTGTAACGGGATCTCTCCATCTGCCTTTATCCAGGTTACTGACCTTTAAAGCCATCGCCCAGCTCTTCATTCTGGGCTGCACATGGAGCCTTGGTCTCCTCCAAATCGGCCCAGCAGCCACGGTCATGGCGTATTTATTCACCATCGTCAACAGCCTGCAGGGAGCCTTCATCTTCCTGGTGCACTGTCTCCTCAATCGCCAGGTAATGCCCACGGCCTGTCAGCACCCACACAGCACCTTTACTGGCCTCGCGCCGGCCATGTCTGATCTTCTCAGCATTAGTTACATAGTGCAGTGACCGTGTCCCTCACTCTCCAGGTGAGAGAGGAGTACAGGAGATGGATCAAGGGATTCCGAATGTTCTGTACGAAATCTCAGTCAATCGATATATCCATGTCTGCTGTCCCCACCACCAGCACCAAGACGGTAAGAGGTCCTCTGCTCTGTTCTAATACTAGTCTGTGAAACAGTCATCTCTATCTGGGGCTCATTAATGCTGTAAAGGTGATTTGCCCCCTGAATGATGCAGGATTGGTTATGAGCCAGGTGGGAACGTCACTGCAAGTGTTAGTGAGAGTCGGTCACTATCGAGGGGTATCCTAGATGTCTTAGGCACCAGAACAGAATGTCCTGTCCTGGCACCTCCGCATTCCCTTCCCTTGACTatcctgggagctccaggggtcaCTCACTTTGGACTAGGCAGGCATTATCTAACAGGGCGGCCGGCCGGATGGTGTCACTTAcgtggggctctgacagccagacagagcccctcctcctctcccctgcagcagagatcacttcctccctccctccctccctgcattcgcagatcgcctccggcagtctggagctcctcccccgctgcccagcgtgccggaaCTAACGGCTCCGGCCGTTCCtaagcaagttcacagagacattaggtgaaggccaacaacaagggagccagggggtcggagaaggggcagggaggttctggatggggcagtcaagagacgggggggtcgggagtttggagggctttctgggggtggggatgtggataaggttttgggcagtcagggtaaatggtagggggtagggtcctgaggggcatttggggggggtcttaagagggggcagtcaggggacaaggaacagggaggcttaggtagggggtggggttctggagggcagttaggagcaggggtcccaggaggggtcagtcaggggacaaggagcggggagggggttgggagttctggggggggctgtcagggggcaggggtggggagagggatcggagcagtcaggggacagggagcagaggggtttagatgggtcgggagttctggggggggctgtcagggggtggagaatggttggatggggcgtgggagtcccaggggtctgtgtgggggtgggggggtggataagggttggggcagtcaggggacaagaggcagggaggcttaggtagggggtggagtcctggggggcagttaggggcaggggtccccggagggggcagtcaggggacaaaggagcaggtggagggttgggtgtcctggggggggggaagtaggagggataggggcggggctagggcaggatggggcggggctagggcaggatgggggcagggctagggcggggctccttctgtcctcttttttgcttgctgaaatatggtaacccccCTCCAGCTACctgtctccccttgtaccctACAGACTGCCCTGGTTTGTGGCCCAGTACAATTATTAACAAAGAattgtcaggtgcttcagagggaatgaacagaacagtataCATGCTCCaggaggagtgggaaggggggcacaaggtggaggtttcgcctagggtgcaaaatatccttgcaccggccctgtttgTGTGTCGCCTCCCAGAGACAACCCACCAGTTTGCACATTATACTCTCAGTGGCCTTGGAACCTATtgtcatttttctgcttttcttgccaggagtaacccttctgccaggtggagtcggcAGCCACCAGAGTCGGGTTCAATACCTAGGGGTtccaatacaaaacagaaccagctGGAAccccctgtgacgttgcacttcATATGCTTTACGGAAATATGCTCATGAATATGACatcactggaatatgctttacccTAAATACCCCTGTATAGTGTCTTTAGAAAattgtaatctactaagtgtgttcatcctatttgtttccatttagtatttctatatctggagtttggagaataagatataaacttgtatcactgatgtaaacatattaagtggaggccaataagggtgctccagaaacaatcagttgtaaatggccttagttacttttgaaagcctccctgtgtacgtgtgggccagcccatggggaatggagactaggggtcttacagtgacatgtgaccatatcacctgataatgaaatccatcttaaacctggtactttcctatttagaaggaggggtggggacccagagagacaaaagattcctgccttgtgccaaagctataaaagggtgtggagcaggacaaagggcttccagtcatgagaaaacccctgcttaccacctgagatgtctgctgggtataacaaagactgtaccgaggaaaggattgggcccaaactaggaaggagtctaatttttgagggtgagatattacctgtaatcaaaaacaatgaggagtctggtggcaccttaaggactaaaagatttatttgggcataagcttttgtgtgtaaaaaaacccatttcttcagatgcaagtggttttttacccactaaagcttatgcccaaatgtgacgaagtgggggattttcttgttttctgtgggttTGCAATGGTTTgtatgcggagggggtgggactcagtttccctgggtgttactggtttaatgaggggaggggagagggagtttgtggttacagaggaccggacagggaacttgggaccccagccaatggcctggaggacggAGACCCCAGCGACGGGTGACCTAATGACCTCGAGACCCATCTCAGGAGTCGCAGCCAGTTCTGGCTGGTGGGAGggcaatgggctgcagagagaggacccagtgacctaaccagccggttccagccagaagacagaagcgaggagaggaggccccagtgtacgaccctgtttacctggaaagaagacaatggacagaggatatcagatgcccagctgggagcaggggggctcggggctggagagggggagcaggcagagcccacctggatgcaggggagactgggatgtgttgggctgagggaggccaggcctgaggacctgagtttcctgtgctgtgttcaactctcaataaacactcc encodes the following:
- the LOC122172854 gene encoding adhesion G protein-coupled receptor E3-like isoform X2; this translates as MPPGNTWDMAPEPPDSSLPGLLLSCPQNVTLRFSALLNSTSFWDGGDKRDVVSAVTVLLQSVELATLATALRSPGWTTQNVTTESMAIQTRLITGNCSHQSKDFTLTAHEETMDMDCDTVTGAATQAGLGAAAFISYSTLNSIISARRLSEGNLPAGGKLEKSHLNSRVVSGAVGDGRPINLSRPANFTLSHRQVKKEEEEALCVYWKVVAESGSWSPDGCTTVHINSTHTNCSCDHLSRFTILMAPTTVTESEPLTIITYVGLTLSLPCLFLAILTFLLCRSIRNVSTSLHLQLCLCLFLADLLFLTVVTPIGSEVGCAVIAGLLHYLFLACFSWMFLEGLHLFLTVRNLKVMNYTSASRFKKRFMYPFGYGFPALVVAISAAVNPDGYGTSKQCWLSQVRGFHWSFLGPVCAIILINITFFALTLWILRNKLSSLNADVSTLKNHRLLTFKAIAQLFILGCTWSLGLLQIGPAATVMAYLFTIVNSLQGAFIFLVHCLLNRQVREEYRRWIKGFRMFCTKSQSIDISMSAVPTTSTKTE
- the LOC122172854 gene encoding adhesion G protein-coupled receptor E3-like isoform X1: MKALTSVPLFPLLQVPSINSSVQFQAIKETFRNFSLPVKQSGESSSFSSFFNSTVDILMSMFGDGSATISLENATLPFNSVLNSTSLWDGGDKGEVVSGVTLVLQTMELSTLAIALQSPEKTTQNMMTESMAIQTRLITGACSHQSKDFTLTAHEETMVVHCDTVTGAATQAGLGAAAFISYSTLDSIISARRLSKGNLPAGGKLENGHLNSRVVSGAVGDGRPINLSRPANFTLRHRQVKKEEEEALCVYWKVVAESGSWSPDGCTTVHINSTHTNCSCDHLSRFTILMAPTTVTESEPLTIITYVGLTLSLPCLFLAILTFLLCRSIRNVSTSLHLQLCLCLFLADLLFLTVVTPIGSEVGCAVIAGLLHYLFLACFSWMFLEGLHLFLTVRNLKVMNYTSASRFKKRFMYPFGYGFPALVVAISAAVNPDGYGTSKQCWLSQVRGFHWSFLGPVCAIILINITFFALTLWILRNKLSSLNADVSTLKNHRLLTFKAIAQLFILGCTWSLGLLQIGPAATVMAYLFTIVNSLQGAFIFLVHCLLNRQVREEYRRWIKGFRMFCTKSQSIDISMSAVPTTSTKTE